The Neochlamydia sp. S13 genome has a segment encoding these proteins:
- a CDS encoding type III secretion T3S chaperone — translation MNSIIYPLKQVLDIKRRRVEDAEKILKEKKELLTKEEEKLKNVEAVRDKVLAHQQDKLQQLRVESSHLTTSPKVQQMKIYLKVVAEKLQIEEKKVKDQKDQVKMAQKKVEEAKQELDRKRLEVDKLKTHQEDWTKERAKELEIIEAREQDELGSTMFLGRMQSTKASKQ, via the coding sequence ATGAATAGTATAATATATCCTTTGAAGCAGGTCTTAGATATCAAGCGAAGACGTGTAGAAGATGCTGAAAAAATTTTAAAAGAGAAAAAAGAGTTATTAACAAAGGAAGAGGAAAAGTTAAAAAATGTAGAAGCTGTAAGAGACAAGGTTTTGGCGCATCAACAAGACAAATTGCAGCAATTACGTGTTGAAAGCAGCCACCTTACAACTAGCCCTAAAGTTCAGCAAATGAAAATTTATCTGAAAGTAGTAGCAGAAAAATTACAGATAGAAGAAAAAAAAGTTAAGGATCAAAAAGATCAAGTTAAAATGGCTCAAAAAAAAGTAGAGGAAGCTAAACAAGAATTGGATCGAAAGCGTTTAGAAGTGGATAAGCTCAAAACTCATCAAGAAGACTGGACAAAAGAAAGAGCTAAAGAATTAGAAATTATAGAAGCACGTGAGCAAGATGAATTAGGAAGCACCATGTTCTTGGGTAGAATGCAATCCACAAAAGCTTCAAAACAATAA
- the sctQ gene encoding type III secretion system cytoplasmic ring protein SctQ → MTSPKASMPYDWLKQIPTALLQLDEIPLIGSSPPFPWEDLSKGLEEIFQIPDFKIEPTPFQWRTKDELCVGMGPVIPLSCSIPSLEGQLTWIMAAEDIYRLISLLLNEDDHEHDVLEDEFLQGFYYFAAYEVIHLINKLPFDQSLSPQILQESSMPIEDSLCMDIKIQLRGKTLIGRMIVSPTFRRSWKEKYAERSLELPLHASLAEQLTIPVHIEAGRTSIHPSEWKTVRKGDFILLDSCTVKPYDDKGGRITLTVNGIPFFIGKIKDGNIKILDHPLYYQEEETFMSKIPPEEQDDSSLDFESELEFDSEMESDMESDFDSEMEAEDESEEASNLAPDEKLKDREIEEELTSSEEESSAVIPTETSVKIDEIPLSIIIEVGRLQMSVKKMLELQPGNLLELDVHPENGVDLVVNGRRIAKGELIRLGEALGVRILDIS, encoded by the coding sequence GTGACTTCCCCCAAAGCTTCTATGCCATACGATTGGCTTAAACAAATTCCTACCGCTCTTTTGCAACTCGATGAAATCCCACTTATTGGATCATCCCCTCCTTTTCCTTGGGAAGATTTATCTAAAGGATTAGAAGAAATCTTTCAGATCCCAGATTTTAAGATAGAACCCACCCCTTTTCAATGGCGTACAAAAGACGAGTTATGCGTCGGGATGGGTCCAGTTATCCCCCTCTCTTGCTCGATTCCCTCTCTAGAGGGTCAATTGACCTGGATAATGGCAGCAGAAGATATCTATCGTTTGATATCTCTCCTCCTTAATGAGGATGACCATGAGCATGATGTACTCGAAGATGAATTCCTGCAAGGTTTTTACTACTTTGCCGCCTACGAAGTGATACACTTAATCAATAAGCTTCCTTTCGATCAATCTCTTTCCCCACAGATTCTACAAGAAAGCAGTATGCCGATAGAAGATTCCCTTTGCATGGACATCAAAATTCAACTGCGGGGAAAGACTTTAATAGGACGTATGATTGTCTCACCTACCTTCCGTCGTTCTTGGAAAGAAAAATATGCCGAGCGTTCTCTAGAACTTCCTCTGCATGCATCGCTGGCCGAACAACTGACAATTCCTGTGCATATAGAAGCAGGCAGAACCTCTATCCATCCATCAGAATGGAAAACCGTTAGAAAAGGAGATTTTATTCTTCTGGATTCTTGCACAGTAAAACCTTATGATGATAAAGGTGGGCGTATTACCCTTACTGTCAATGGAATCCCTTTTTTTATTGGAAAAATTAAAGACGGAAATATTAAAATCTTGGACCACCCATTGTATTATCAAGAGGAAGAGACCTTTATGAGTAAAATTCCCCCCGAAGAACAGGATGATTCATCTTTAGATTTTGAGTCAGAATTAGAATTTGATTCTGAAATGGAATCTGACATGGAATCCGATTTTGACTCAGAAATGGAAGCAGAAGATGAGTCGGAAGAAGCATCTAATCTGGCCCCCGACGAGAAACTTAAAGATAGAGAAATAGAAGAAGAGCTTACCTCTTCAGAAGAAGAATCTTCCGCCGTAATACCCACAGAAACGTCGGTTAAAATTGATGAGATTCCTTTATCTATTATCATCGAAGTAGGCCGTCTGCAAATGTCGGTGAAAAAAATGCTTGAACTGCAGCCAGGCAATTTGTTGGAGCTAGATGTTCATCCTGAAAACGGTGTCGACCTGGTCGTCAATGGAAGACGTATTGCCAAAGGTGAATTGATTAGGCTAGGTGAAGCCTTAGGCGTAAGAATTCTAGATATTAGCTAA